From one Thamnophis elegans isolate rThaEle1 chromosome 9, rThaEle1.pri, whole genome shotgun sequence genomic stretch:
- the TRAPPC11 gene encoding trafficking protein particle complex subunit 11, translating to MSPSQWDFPVELCCRPMAFVALTGLDVVYNAVHRAVWDAFCANRRADRVPISFKVLPGDHEYPKCREKRVTYEWYIPKGILKTGWMNKHLNLVPALVVVFYELDWDEPQWKEKQSECATRVEIVRQSLQGRNTKVAVVLIQKKTPLPPGEDVIASERAAALCNVCDLSGKSLFVLPHTDHLVGYIIRLENAFYEHAQTYYYTEIRRVKSHKEYLNKTTHQLLFVRHQFKIAFFSELKQDTLNALKNYKTAFNLVHELRAHETNMLEIKTMAGFINYKICRLCFQHNTPLDAIEQFRKHIDLCKKKIGSTELAFEHAAWMSKQFQAFGDLFDEAIKLGLTAIQTQNPGFYYQQAAYYAQEQKQLANVHCNHESSVIYPNPDPLETPTGMLDFYGQRPWRQGILSFDLNDPEKEKVGILALQLKEKKVLHSELIITLLSNAVTQFKRYKCPRMKSHLMVQMGEEYYYAKDYTKALKLLDYVLCDYRSEGWWTLLTSILSTALKCSYLMAQIKDYITYSLELLGRASTLKEDQKSRIEKNLVKVLMNENPDPESDCDVASVKAAQKLWADRVSLAGNNIFTIEVQDFVPFVQCKAKFLAPSFHVDVPIQFDVYLKADCLHPLQFSKLCVNFSNQEYNQYCVVEENYPKCDILEPSTQGTLCLIPGKTKKFTFKFVAKTEDVGKKIEITSVDLILGSENGRCVVLNWHGGGGDAAASREAVLAARSFKRRPKLLNNEVHWDSLTIQASTMIISRVPNISVQLSHEPPALMNEMYCLTVTIESHEKTVAKDVKLTAGLKPGQDANLTQKTHVTLNGTEMCDDSYPALLPDIPLGDLQPGEKLEKIIYIHCGTVGTRMFLVYVSYLVNAVIEGKEILCRCHRDETVTIETVFPFDVAVKFVSTKFEHLDKVFTDVPFLLMTDILSASPWALTIVTSQLQLAPSVIPVDQLESCVENVVLQTGESASECFCLRCPPVTTGQGGVATGCYVIVWKRSSAVESIPVVNTLITLPHVITETIPLHVNADLPSFGRVRESLPVKFHLQNKTNLMQDVEVIVEPSDAFMFSGLKQIRLRILPGTEQEMLYNFYPLMAGYQQLPSLSINLLRFPQFTNQLLRKFIPTHIFVKPQGRQLDDASIAAA from the exons ATGAGCCCTTCACAGTGGGATTTTCCAGTGGAACTATGTTGCCGACCCATGGCCTTTGTTGCACTCACCGGTTTAGATGTTGTATATAATGCTGTTCATCGAGCTGTCTGGGATGCATTTTGTGCAAATAGGAGAGCAGACAGAGTACCAATTTCTTTTAAAGTACTTCCAGGTGATCATGAATATCCCAAATGCAGAGAAAAG AGAGTGACATATGAATGGTACATTCCAAAGGGTATCCTGAAAACAGGTTGGATGAACAAGCATTTGAATTTGGTTCCTGCGCTTGTTGTGGTATTTTATGAGCTAGACTGGGATGAGCCACAGTGGAAAGAAAAGCAATCAGAGTGTGCTACTAGAGTTGAAATTGTCAG GCAGAGTTTGCAGGGCCGAAACACAAAAGTTGCTGTAGTTTTAATTCAGAAGAAAACACCCTTACCTCCAG GAGAAGATGTTATTGCTTCAGAAAGGGCAGCAGCTTTATGTAATGTTTGTGACCTCTCTGGAAAGTCCCTATTTGTTTTGCCACACACTGATCATCTTGTAGGTTACATTATAAG GTTAGAAAATGCTTTCTATGAACATGCTCAGACCTATTACTACACAGAAATACGAAGAGTAAAATCTCATAAAGAATATTTGAACAAAACAACACATCAG CTTTTGTTTGTTAGACACCAGTTCAAAATAGCATTCTTCAGTGAGTTGAAGCAAGACACATTAAATGCTCTAAA AAACTACAAAACTGCCTTTAATCTTGTACATGAATTGAGAGCTCATGAAACAAATATGCTGGAAATCAAGACTATGGCAGGATTTATAAATTACAAG ATCTGTCGCCTGTGTTTTCAGCATAATACACCACTGGATGCAATTGAACAATTTAGGAAACATATAGATCTatgcaagaaaaaaataggaagtaCAGAGTTGGCTTTTGAGCATGCTGCCTGGATGTCAAAACA ATTTCAGGCTTTTGGAGATCTATTTGATGAAGCTATTAAACTAGGGTTGACAGCTATTCAAACACAAAACCCAGGTTTCTATTATCAGCAGGCAGCATATTATGCCCAAGAACAGAAGCAATTGGCAAATGTTCATTGCAATCATGAG TCTTCTGTGATATATCCAAATCCGGATCCATTGGAAACACCAACTGGAATGCTTGACTTTTATGGACAAAGGCCATGGAGGCAAGGAATATtaa GTTTTGATCTTAATGATCCTGAAAAGGAGAAAGTGGGAATCTTAGCACTGCAACTGAAAGAGAAGAAAGTTCTCCATTCT gagcTAATAATCACCTTGTTGAGTAATGCAGTAACGCAATTCAAGAGATACAAGTGTCCAAGAATGAAAAGTCACTTGA TGGTTCAGATGGGTGAAGAATATTATTATGCTAAAGATTACACCAAAGCTTTGAA GCTCCTTGATTATGTTTTGTGTGATTACCGTAGTGAAGGATGGTGGACTCTCCTGACTTCTATACTGTCCACTGCTCTTAAATGTTCCTATCTAATGGCCCAAATAAAAGATTATATTACATACTCATTAGAGCTGCTGGGCAGAG CATCTACTTTGAAAGAAGATCAGAAATCTCGAATAGAAAAGAATCTGGTcaaagttcttatg AATGAGAATCCAGATCCTGAATCTGACTGTGATGTTGCTTCTGTAAAAGCTGCACAGAAATTGTGGGCTGATAGAGTATCCCTGGCAGGCAACAATATCTTTACAATAGAAGTACAAGATTTTGTTCCTTTTG TGCAGTGTAAAGCTAAATTTCTTGCTCCAAGTTTTCATGTTGACGTACCAATTCAGTTTGATGTGTATTTGAAAGCTGACTGTCTGCATCCTCTCCAATTTTCTAAGTTGTGTGTCAATTTCAGTAATCag GAATACAATCAGTATTGTGTGGTGGAAGAAAATTATCCAAAATGTGACATCCTAGAACCATCTACACAGGGAACATTGTGTCTTATCCCTGGTAAGACAAAAAAGTTCACTTTCAAATTTGTGGCAAAAACAGAAGACGTGGGGAAAAAAATTGAG attacCTCAGTGGACCTAATTCTGGGTAGTGAAAATGGCAGGTGTGTGGTCTTGAACTGGCATGGAGGAGGGGGTGATGCTGCTGCTTCTCGAGAAGCAGTGCTGGCAGCACGTTCCTTCAAGAGACGACCCAAACTTCTAAATAATGAGGTTCACTGGGATAGCCTTACAATTCAGGCAAGCACTAT GATCATTTCTAGAGTGCCTAACATTTCTGTCCAGCTTTCTCATGAACCTCCTGCCCTAATGAATGAAATGTATTGTTTGACTGTGACAATCGAGTCACATGAGAAGACAGTTGCCAAAGATGTAAAGCTCACAGCAGGCTTAAAACCAG GCCAAGATGCAAATTTGACTCAAAAAACACATGTAACTCTGAATGGAACAGAAATGTGTGATGATTCCTACCCTGCCTTGCTTCCTGATATCCCTCTGGGAGACTTGCAGCCAGGTGAAAAG ttggaaaaaattatatatattcacTGTGGAACAGTTGGTACTAGGATGTTTCTTGTGTATGTTTCTTACCTGGTGAATGCAGTCATTGAAGGAAAAGAAATTCTTTGCAGGTGTCACAGG gatGAGACCGTTACTATAGAGACAGTATTTCCTTTTGATGTAGCTGTTAAATTTGTCTCAACTAAG TTCGAGCATTTAGATAAAGTCTTCACCGACGTACCATTTTTACTGATGACAGATATCCTCAGTGCTTCACCCTGGGCCCTTACTATTGTAACCAGCCAGTTGCAGCTTGCACCTTCAGTGATTCCAGTGGACCAGCTAGAGTCCTGTGTAGAAAATG TTGTTTTACAGACAGGTGAAAGTGCTAGTGAATGCTTTTGCCTTCGTTGTCCACCAGTGACAACTGGTCAAGGTGGAGTTGCTACGGGATGTTATGTAATTGTCTGGAAAAG gagcTCAGCTGTGGAGAGCATACCTGTAGTTAATACTTTGATCACACTGCCGCATGTAATCACTGAAACTATCCCACTCCATGTTAATGCAG ATTTGCCATCATTTGGTCGAGTCAGAGAATCCTTACCTGTAAAATTTCATCTGCAGAATAAGACTAATTTAATGCAAGATGTAGAAGTAATTGTGGAACCTAGTGATGCCTTCATGTTTTCTGGTCTTAAGCAG ATAAGACTGAGAATCCTTCCTGGCACTGAACAAGAAATGTTATACAACTTCTATCCTCTTATGGCTGGATATCAGCAGCTGCCATCTCTCAGCATCAATCTGCTACGATTTCCACAGTTTACTAACCAACTGCTTAGGAAATTTATACCAACACACATCTTCGTCAAG CCACAGGGCCGTCAGTTGGACGATGCATCTATTGCTGCTGCGTAA
- the RWDD4 gene encoding RWD domain-containing protein 4, which yields MTANEDQEMELEALRSIYEGDECFRELSPISFQYRIGESGDPKAFLIEISWPETYPQTAPVISMDAFFNNAISSAIKQSILNKLMEEVEVNLGTSMTYTIFEYAKDNKEIFMENQPVNTVTALNNCISTGHSDAAPPTKKKEKKEQLSKTQKRKLADKTDHKGELPRGWNWVDVIKHLSKTGSKDDE from the exons ATGACGGCGAACGAGGACCAAGAG ATGGAGTTGGAAGCATTACGTTCTATTTATGAAGGGGATGAATGTTTTAGGGAACTTAGTCCCATTTCATTTCAATATAGG ATTGGTGAAAGTGGAGACCCCAAAGCCTTTCTTATAGAAATATCATGGCCAGAAACATACCCACAAACTGCTCCAGTCATATCAATGGATGCATTCTTCAACAATGCCAT ATCCTCAGCCATAAAACAAAGTATATTGAATAAATTAATGGAAGAAGTTGAAGTTAACCTGGGAACCTCAATGACATACACAATATTTGAATATGCTAAAGATAATAAAGAGATTTTCATGGAAAATCAACCAGTTAATACTGTG ACAGCATTAAATAACTGCATCTCAACTGGACATTCTGATGCAGCACCACCAactaaaaaaaaggagaaaaaggaacaaTTGTCCAAAACGCAAAAGCGGAAGTTAGCTGACAAAACAG atCACAAAGGAGAACTTCCTCGAGGATGGAATTGGGTTGACGTAATCAAG CAT